The genomic stretch GGTGACTGACCCTTGCAAGAGTTTTCTTCTAAATACAGGTTTGAAGTGTGAGTTTTTGTTACAGAACAACCCCATGAAGAACAGGACGAACACACTCGATATGTATTCCGAAACCGGAACCCTCGGTGGCGCCGAGGCATCCCCGGATAGACCCAAGAAGAACCTGGCAGCTCGCATCTACTTCGGGTTGGTAGCGATGATCGGCACTGCAGCCCTGACGGCTGGAATGACGGTGGCCACTACCAATGGCGGATGGGCCGGGCTAGTTTCCATGCTCAGCGAAATGACCTACTGGACGAACATCCTGGTTGCCATTGTGGGCTTTGCGTTGGTGCTGAACCCGCAACGAGACGGTCGGATCTTTCGTTGGTTGCGGCTCAGTACTCTGGTGATGATCACCATTGTGGGGATCGTGTACCCGCTGGTGTTGGCAGGCAGTGCGGACCTGACTGGGGTCTTTGTCTATACGAGTCTCGCGCTGCACTACATCGTGCCGTGGGCCACAGTTCTGGGATTCCTGATCTTTGGCCCGCGACCGCGGATCAGTTGGGCAGCGTTGCTGGCGCTGCCGATCATCCCGCTGACCTATACCGCCTACGCCATCACCTACGGCGCGTTACTGAACCCGGCCGGCGAGTATCCGTACCCATTCCTGGACCCGAGCCTCAACGCAGGCGGGGAAACAGGTGTGGCGGCCGCAGTCATCGT from Actinomycetes bacterium encodes the following:
- a CDS encoding Pr6Pr family membrane protein, with the translated sequence MKNRTNTLDMYSETGTLGGAEASPDRPKKNLAARIYFGLVAMIGTAALTAGMTVATTNGGWAGLVSMLSEMTYWTNILVAIVGFALVLNPQRDGRIFRWLRLSTLVMITIVGIVYPLVLAGSADLTGVFVYTSLALHYIVPWATVLGFLIFGPRPRISWAALLALPIIPLTYTAYAITYGALLNPAGEYPYPFLDPSLNAGGETGVAAAVIVITLFGVILGFVYLGLDRLLSRGAKPADLSVTVAPVDVAEMTDSAVTARSREPMLV